A window of Corticium candelabrum chromosome 3, ooCorCand1.1, whole genome shotgun sequence contains these coding sequences:
- the LOC134177774 gene encoding uncharacterized protein LOC134177774, translating into MDNLIESADGKMTYQGIELHHFNDVVVNSCRQQALSDLRRLDDELKERLSWSDTKLMRAIMVFLDTQAWYSHKTDESFSHQLTEAVSMLVENFRAPLEAKATDLAAIQEEAKEMLDYAHQYLRVDRDGYQHVWYRLAFGPDCTQFRNLVAIAQLLFSLPFSTAKVERLFSRLKFIKTDRRTSLSQETLSDLLEVSVEGIELENFDSSAAVQLWWSDCSRTRHESHPKKIKIECSSETIHQQEDTSAINEATETICEAEQSVSLDDWDSWILNDE; encoded by the coding sequence ATGGACAATCTAATAGAAAGTGCAGATGGCAAAATGACGTATCAAGGAATTGAATTACATCACttcaatgatgttgttgtgaacAGCTGCAGACAGCAAGCTTTAAGTGATCTGAGAAGATTGGATGATGAATTGAAGGAAAGACTTTCATGGTCAGACACAAAACTTATGAGGGCTATTATGGTTTTCTTGGACACACAAGCCTGGTACTCACACAAAACCGATGAGTCTTTCTCTCATCAGCTTACAGAGGCTGTTTCAATGCTAGTTGAGAATTTCCGAGCTCCTCTCGAGGCCAAGGCTACTGATCTAGCAGCAATTCAGGAAGAAGCCAAGGAGATGCTTGACTATGCACATCAATATCTTCGAGTGGACAGAGATGGGTATCAACATGTTTGGTACCGCTTGGCGTTTGGACCTGACTGCACGCAATTTAGGAATTTAGTTGCTATTGCACAGCTCCTTTTCAGCTTACCGTTTAGTACTGCAAAAGTAGAACGCCTTTTCTCCCgcttaaaatttattaaaactGATCGTAGAACAAGTCTTAGTCAGGAGACGTTATCTGATCTGCTAGAGGTCAGTGTTGAGGGAATTGAACTTGAAAATTTTGATTCAAGCGCTGCTGTACAGTTATGGTGGTCAGACTGTTCAAGAACTCGTCATGAAAGTCATcccaaaaaaataaaaattgaatgcagCAGCGAGACCATTCatcaacaagaagacactTCAGCGATCAATGAGGCAACTGAAACAATATGTGAGGCAGAGCAGTCGGTATCTCTGGATGATTGGGACTCTTGGATCTTGAATGATGAGTGA